AGGGTTTGCTATGAATTCTTAAGATTAATAGAGGAGACAAGCTATCTTATGGGAAAGATGCTACGAGTTTCATTTCTAGTCGTTATAGATGCTATTCTAATAAATTTTGCTTTTTATAGCGCACTGCTATTGCGTTTTGATGGAAATATTCCACCAAACTTCATGTCGGGTTTCATACAGCTAACACCAACTTTTACAGGAGTATTCCTAATCGGTTTTTTTGCTTTTGGATTATATAATCGTTTGTGGGAATATGCTAGCATAGGAGAGCTTACTAGTGTCGTTGCATCGATTACTGTTGCTATGGTAGTTAACGCTGGTGTCTTTTTCTTTGCTTCAACAGGCACTGCATATCTTTTGCCTCGAAGTGTATTAATTATTGCTTGGATTCTAACAATGATACTTATAGGAGGGTCTCGCCTGTCGTGGAGGATTTTTCGAGATTTTACTTTCCGACATAAAAGTAATAATAGTAATCTCAAAGCGAAACCTATTCTTATCTATGGCGCTGGTGATGCAGGTGCGATATTAGCGAAAGAATTACGTAGCCATTACTATGGTGACAGTACACTAGTAGGGTTTATTGATGATGACACGAAAAAGAAAAACCTTAAATTATTGAGCTATCCCATACTTGGCGATCGAACTCAATTGCAGGAAATAGTTGAAAAGTATCGTATTGAAGAAATTATCCTTGCAATGCCTTCAGAGCAAAGAGATAACATTCGAGAAATAGTAGATGCTTGTCAGCAGACATCTGCAAAGGTGAAGATTTTACCCGGCATGTATGATTTAATCGAAGGAAATGTGACTGTTAATCAAATCCGTGAAGTGAATATCGAGGATCTCTTAGGAAGAGATCCAATAAAGGTAGACTTAGAAGGAATATCTGATTATCTTGCAAATAAAGTCATTCTTGTAACTGGTGCTGGTGGGTCCATTGGTTCTGAGCTTTGCCGTCAAATTATTCAGTTCAACCCAAAGAAGTTATTACTGTTAGATAACTGTGAGAACAATGTATATGAGATAGAAATGGAATTGAGAAACGATTATGCCACTGATATTGATGCTAGCTGTTTAGTACCTATCGTCAAGGATGTACGGGATTGGCAAGCCATCAAGGGTGCTTTCCAGCAATATACACCAGACGTAGTATTCCATGCTGCTGCCCATAAACATGTGCCGCTTATGGAAGCGAATCCAGAAGAAGCAATTAAGAATAATGTCATGGGCACGTACCATGTGGCAAAGGCAGCCCATCAGTTTGGTTCCAAGCGGTTCGTCCTCGTATCTACAGATAAGGCTGTAAATCCTACTAGTGTGATGGGAGCATCAAAGAGAGTTGCTGAAATGGTTATTCAACACTTGGATAAGCAAAGTGAAACTAGCTTCGTAGCTGTACGTTTCGGAAATGTATTAGGTAGCCGTGGTAGTGTTGTACCACTGTTTAAGAAACAAATTGCCGCTGGAGGTCCAGTGACTGTTACAGATGATAAGATGATTCGTTACTTCATGACAATACCAGAAGCTGTTCAGCTTATTATCCAAGCCGGGGCAATGGCCAAAGGTGGAGAAATCTTCGTCCTTGATATGGGTGACCCAGTGAAAATCATAGATCTAGCAAAGACGATGATTAAGTTATCAGGTTTCGGACCGTACAAGGATATTGACATAGTCATTACGGGTATGAGACCAGGAGAAAAGCTATATGAAGAGTTATTATCTGCAGAAGAAGGAGTAAATGCAACCTTCCATAAGCGCATCTTCGTAGCAAAACCGAATGGATTAAATGTACGATTAATAGAGGATACGATGAAGAATATAGATAATTTAAGCTTGCCAAGAAGTCATGATGATACAATTGCCTTGTTACAAGCATTCATCCCGTCATTTCGTAGAAATGGAGAAACGAGTTCTACTATACAGTGTTCAACAGAAATCGAAGAGTCATTAAAGCAATATAATGATAATAAGGATTATATTCGTAGTGGTGGACAGTAACCGCTCAATAACATGGTGCCTTACAATTTAATATGATTCATGTAATAATACCTTCAAAATAACATTTATAGTTTTTAGAGTTAGAGTTTTTCAAGTTTTTCAAGTACTCTAAAGCTATACGATGGAGGTATTATTCATGGATGAAATAACCCAAGTAAAAATCCAGTTCCGCAAGGAACAGTGGTCAAAGCTAATAATGGAATGCCAAGATAGTGGAATGACCGTACGAACTTGGTGTAAGCAA
The DNA window shown above is from Desulfuribacillus stibiiarsenatis and carries:
- a CDS encoding polysaccharide biosynthesis protein yields the protein MGKMLRVSFLVVIDAILINFAFYSALLLRFDGNIPPNFMSGFIQLTPTFTGVFLIGFFAFGLYNRLWEYASIGELTSVVASITVAMVVNAGVFFFASTGTAYLLPRSVLIIAWILTMILIGGSRLSWRIFRDFTFRHKSNNSNLKAKPILIYGAGDAGAILAKELRSHYYGDSTLVGFIDDDTKKKNLKLLSYPILGDRTQLQEIVEKYRIEEIILAMPSEQRDNIREIVDACQQTSAKVKILPGMYDLIEGNVTVNQIREVNIEDLLGRDPIKVDLEGISDYLANKVILVTGAGGSIGSELCRQIIQFNPKKLLLLDNCENNVYEIEMELRNDYATDIDASCLVPIVKDVRDWQAIKGAFQQYTPDVVFHAAAHKHVPLMEANPEEAIKNNVMGTYHVAKAAHQFGSKRFVLVSTDKAVNPTSVMGASKRVAEMVIQHLDKQSETSFVAVRFGNVLGSRGSVVPLFKKQIAAGGPVTVTDDKMIRYFMTIPEAVQLIIQAGAMAKGGEIFVLDMGDPVKIIDLAKTMIKLSGFGPYKDIDIVITGMRPGEKLYEELLSAEEGVNATFHKRIFVAKPNGLNVRLIEDTMKNIDNLSLPRSHDDTIALLQAFIPSFRRNGETSSTIQCSTEIEESLKQYNDNKDYIRSGGQ